The following are encoded in a window of Massilia sp. R2A-15 genomic DNA:
- a CDS encoding phasin family protein has product MVKKLKEMAAAEQHAMVDAVVGSAQQIWQAGLGAFARAQHEGGELFDSLVREGLDLHQLTQKMAGDKVQGVAERANRLAESVGRQASGSWDKIEKLFQDRVARSMSALGVPSHDELDALRRELAELKAQVAASASPAPAPARRTAAAKPAASAKPALKDVPIKAPVRAAPKRQAKAAARHH; this is encoded by the coding sequence ATGGTCAAGAAACTCAAGGAAATGGCGGCCGCGGAGCAGCATGCGATGGTCGATGCGGTGGTCGGCTCGGCGCAGCAGATCTGGCAGGCGGGCCTGGGCGCCTTCGCCCGCGCCCAGCACGAAGGCGGCGAACTGTTCGACTCCCTGGTGCGCGAGGGGCTGGACCTGCACCAGCTGACGCAAAAAATGGCCGGCGACAAGGTGCAAGGCGTGGCCGAGCGCGCCAACCGGCTGGCCGAAAGCGTCGGCCGCCAGGCCAGCGGATCGTGGGACAAGATCGAGAAGCTGTTCCAGGACCGCGTGGCGCGTTCGATGAGCGCGCTGGGCGTGCCTTCGCACGATGAGCTCGATGCCTTGCGCCGAGAGTTGGCCGAACTGAAGGCGCAGGTGGCCGCGTCGGCATCGCCCGCCCCGGCCCCGGCCCGGCGCACCGCGGCGGCCAAGCCGGCCGCCAGCGCCAAGCCCGCGCTGAAGGACGTGCCGATCAAGGCGCCGGTACGCGCGGCGCCGAAGCGGCAGGCCAAGGCCGCGGCGCGCCACCACTGA
- a CDS encoding coniferyl aldehyde dehydrogenase produces MTRDSDPLAPTFAAQRAASRALVPAPWAVRADRLRRLRQLLLDYRGDLAAAVNADFGQRSRHETELLEINPLIDAINHSLRHGQSWMGARRRAVGYKYWPGKASLEPQPLGVCGIVVPWNYPLGLSVGPLNSALVAGNRAMVKMSELSPHLGELMARLVAASFAEDELRVFNGDADVARRFCALPFDHLLFTGSTAVGRDVMRAASEHLTPVTLELGGKSPAIVGPGRMPDASFDRLVQRLVIGKTLNAGQTCIAPDYAFVPRARLVQFTEAARRAASGFYPGGATRDYTSIVSARHFERLQALLDDALARGASATALTDMHSDANRRFFAPVLLCDCAPDSRVLEEEIFGPILPVIAYDDLDEALAWINARPRPLALYLFESDPAIIRRVVDGTVSGGVTVNDTLLHMAQDSLPFGGVGESGMGSYHGKAGFDTFSHAKPVFRQGSFSLVRWLYPPFGRFAERAMRMPPPR; encoded by the coding sequence ATGACCCGCGACTCCGATCCCCTTGCCCCCACTTTCGCCGCGCAGCGCGCCGCGTCCCGCGCACTCGTTCCCGCACCATGGGCCGTGCGGGCCGACCGCCTGCGGCGCCTGCGCCAACTGCTGCTCGACTATCGTGGCGACCTGGCCGCCGCCGTCAACGCCGATTTCGGCCAGCGCTCGCGCCACGAGACCGAACTGCTCGAAATTAATCCCCTGATCGACGCCATCAACCATTCGCTGCGCCATGGGCAGTCGTGGATGGGCGCGCGCCGGCGCGCGGTCGGCTACAAGTACTGGCCCGGAAAGGCGTCGCTGGAGCCCCAGCCGCTGGGGGTGTGCGGGATCGTGGTGCCGTGGAACTACCCGCTCGGACTGTCGGTCGGGCCGCTCAATTCGGCGCTGGTGGCGGGCAACCGCGCGATGGTCAAGATGTCCGAACTGTCGCCGCACCTGGGCGAGCTGATGGCCCGCCTGGTCGCCGCCAGCTTCGCCGAAGACGAGCTGCGGGTGTTCAACGGCGACGCCGATGTCGCGCGCCGCTTCTGCGCGCTGCCGTTCGACCACTTGCTGTTTACCGGATCGACCGCGGTGGGGCGCGACGTGATGCGGGCCGCCAGCGAGCACCTGACGCCCGTGACGCTCGAGCTGGGCGGAAAGTCGCCGGCGATCGTCGGTCCCGGCCGCATGCCGGACGCCAGCTTCGACCGGCTGGTGCAGCGCCTGGTGATCGGCAAGACCCTGAACGCGGGCCAGACCTGCATCGCGCCGGACTACGCCTTCGTGCCGCGCGCGCGACTGGTGCAGTTCACCGAGGCGGCGCGCCGCGCGGCCTCCGGCTTTTATCCAGGCGGCGCCACGCGCGATTACACCAGCATCGTGTCGGCGCGCCACTTCGAGCGGCTGCAGGCGCTGCTTGACGACGCACTGGCGCGCGGCGCCAGCGCCACCGCGCTGACCGACATGCACAGCGACGCCAACCGGCGCTTCTTTGCGCCGGTCCTGCTGTGCGATTGCGCCCCGGACAGCCGCGTGCTGGAAGAAGAGATCTTCGGTCCGATCCTGCCGGTGATCGCCTACGACGACCTGGACGAGGCGCTGGCCTGGATCAACGCGCGTCCGCGGCCGCTGGCGCTGTACCTGTTCGAGTCCGATCCGGCCATCATCCGGCGCGTGGTGGACGGCACGGTGTCGGGCGGCGTGACGGTCAACGACACCCTGCTGCACATGGCGCAGGACAGCCTGCCGTTCGGCGGCGTCGGCGAATCGGGCATGGGCAGCTATCACGGCAAGGCCGGCTTCGACACCTTCAGCCACGCCAAACCCGTGTTCCGCCAGGGCAGCTTCAGCCTGGTGCGCTGGCTGTACCCGCCGTTCGGCCGGTTCGCCGAGCGCGCCATGCGCATGCCGCCGCCGCGCTGA
- a CDS encoding AMP-binding protein: MQRHWLSSYPPGIPSDVDVGKFASFNALLAWIADRYGAQPAFSNQGATLSWHELARLSAQFAAYLQQVAGLGRGDRIALMLPNLLQYPVALFGAFQAGCTVVNVNPQYTPRELQHQLADSGARAIVVLDNFAHTLEQVLPLTPVHHVITTAVGDLLPFPKAQIVDLVVKHVRHMVPAWHIGGAVSLHDALKAGKDLALVDVHLNAADIAFLQYTGGTTGVPKGAILTHGNVLANVEQTAAWVQGFLEEGKETAIIPLPLYHVFALTATLTFCRLGAHIVLVTDPRDIGGLIKLLRHTPFNVIIGVNTLFNALLEAPEISQVHPAGMKLAVAGGMAVQRAVAERWQAVFGVPLLEGYGLTETSPIVCANPPNLAQFSGAVGLPLPSTEVAIFDEADRELGPGETGEICVRGPQVMQGYWNMPDETERALTADGWLRTGDIGVIDERGYVRLIDRKKDMIVVSGFKVYPNEVEQVVGLHPGVFEVAAIRAPDEHSDEVVKIVVVRRDPELTAEALLAYCRKSLSAYKVPKYVVFRDEPLPKSNIGKILRRVVMEEEAQRSAGPVAAG, encoded by the coding sequence ATGCAACGACACTGGCTCAGTAGTTACCCCCCCGGCATCCCGTCCGATGTCGATGTCGGCAAGTTCGCCTCGTTCAACGCTTTGCTCGCCTGGATCGCCGACCGCTACGGCGCCCAGCCCGCGTTCAGCAACCAGGGCGCCACCCTGAGCTGGCACGAGCTGGCCCGCCTGTCCGCCCAGTTCGCCGCCTACCTGCAGCAAGTGGCGGGCCTGGGCCGCGGCGACCGCATCGCACTGATGCTGCCCAACCTGCTGCAATACCCGGTGGCCCTGTTCGGCGCCTTCCAGGCCGGCTGCACCGTCGTCAACGTCAATCCCCAGTACACGCCGCGCGAGCTGCAGCACCAGCTGGCCGATTCCGGCGCGCGCGCAATCGTCGTTCTCGACAATTTCGCGCACACGCTGGAGCAGGTGCTGCCGCTCACGCCGGTCCATCACGTCATCACCACCGCGGTCGGCGACCTGCTGCCCTTTCCGAAGGCGCAGATCGTGGACCTGGTCGTCAAGCATGTGCGCCACATGGTTCCGGCATGGCACATCGGCGGCGCGGTCTCGCTGCACGACGCGCTCAAGGCCGGCAAGGACCTTGCGCTGGTCGACGTGCACCTGAACGCGGCCGACATCGCGTTCCTGCAATACACCGGCGGCACCACGGGAGTGCCAAAAGGCGCCATCCTCACGCACGGCAATGTGCTGGCGAACGTCGAGCAGACCGCCGCCTGGGTGCAGGGCTTCCTGGAAGAAGGGAAGGAGACGGCGATCATCCCGCTGCCCCTTTACCACGTGTTCGCGCTCACCGCCACGCTCACCTTCTGCCGGCTGGGCGCGCACATCGTGCTGGTCACCGACCCGCGCGACATCGGCGGCCTGATCAAGCTGCTGCGGCACACGCCGTTCAACGTCATCATCGGCGTCAACACCTTGTTCAACGCGCTGCTGGAAGCGCCCGAAATCAGCCAGGTGCATCCGGCCGGCATGAAACTGGCGGTGGCCGGCGGCATGGCGGTGCAGCGCGCGGTGGCCGAGCGCTGGCAGGCGGTATTCGGCGTGCCGCTGCTCGAAGGCTACGGCCTGACGGAAACCTCGCCCATCGTGTGCGCCAACCCGCCCAACCTGGCGCAGTTCTCGGGCGCCGTCGGGCTGCCGCTGCCCTCGACCGAAGTGGCGATTTTCGATGAGGCCGACCGCGAACTGGGGCCCGGCGAAACCGGCGAAATCTGCGTGCGCGGTCCGCAAGTGATGCAAGGCTACTGGAACATGCCCGATGAGACCGAGCGCGCGCTCACCGCCGATGGCTGGCTGCGCACCGGCGACATCGGCGTGATCGACGAACGCGGCTACGTCAGGCTGATCGACCGCAAGAAGGACATGATCGTCGTGTCCGGGTTCAAGGTCTATCCGAACGAAGTGGAACAGGTGGTCGGGCTGCATCCTGGCGTGTTCGAAGTGGCGGCGATCCGTGCGCCGGACGAGCACTCCGACGAAGTGGTGAAGATCGTCGTGGTGCGGCGCGACCCGGAGCTGACGGCCGAAGCGCTGCTGGCCTATTGCAGGAAATCGCTGAGCGCCTACAAGGTGCCGAAGTACGTGGTGTTTCGCGACGAGCCGCTGCCGAAGTCAAACATCGGCAAGATCTTGCGGAGAGTGGTAATGGAGGAAGAGGCGCAACGCAGCGCCGGGCCGGTGGCGGCCGGCTGA
- a CDS encoding triacylglycerol lipase, producing MTPWKGSTLSAPAKKSPEASARHIHPADLHGAGRLLLLAIEVLVDQVEVVHLKLLGKPLAPPGAGGIAGVAFRRAKLTIALTGRWIDAQLAPAPAQRGSTAQREAVLAALNGLFGDLLARAGNPLAIPMRLRTQGKALALTPEALAALPGAGPKVLILVHGLCRCDLQWRRTSHHDHGAALARDLGYTALYLHYNSGRHISRNGRELAALLDELVAAWPEDIEEIAILAHSMGGLVARSACHYAEQDGHRWRAQLRHLVFLGTPHHGAPLERHGNWLTAVLGRSTLTAPFARLGELRSAGITDLRYGNLVDEDWRGRDRFRHGGDLPQPLPLPRGVRCYTIAGTTGRRQGDLRDRLLGDGLVPLDTALGRHDDPARTLAFPTSHQWIGFGIHHLDLLSRLEVYQQLRHWLGRRPGRR from the coding sequence ATGACGCCATGGAAAGGCTCGACGTTGAGCGCGCCCGCCAAGAAATCGCCTGAAGCGTCGGCCCGCCACATCCATCCGGCCGACCTGCACGGCGCCGGGCGCCTGCTGCTGCTGGCGATCGAGGTGCTGGTCGACCAGGTCGAAGTGGTGCACCTCAAGCTGCTGGGCAAGCCGCTCGCGCCGCCCGGCGCCGGCGGCATCGCCGGCGTCGCGTTTCGCCGCGCCAAGCTGACGATCGCCTTGACCGGCCGCTGGATCGACGCGCAACTCGCCCCCGCGCCGGCCCAGCGCGGTTCGACGGCGCAGCGCGAGGCGGTGCTGGCCGCGCTCAACGGCTTGTTTGGCGACCTGCTGGCGCGCGCCGGCAATCCGCTGGCGATCCCCATGCGCCTGCGCACGCAAGGCAAGGCGCTGGCGCTCACTCCCGAGGCGCTGGCGGCGCTTCCCGGCGCCGGCCCCAAAGTACTGATCCTGGTGCACGGCCTGTGCCGCTGCGACCTGCAGTGGCGCCGCACCAGCCACCACGACCACGGCGCGGCGCTGGCGCGCGACCTGGGTTACACCGCGCTCTACCTGCACTACAACAGCGGGCGCCACATCTCGCGCAACGGCCGCGAGCTGGCCGCCCTGCTCGACGAACTGGTCGCCGCCTGGCCGGAAGACATCGAGGAAATCGCCATCCTCGCCCACAGCATGGGCGGGCTGGTGGCGCGCAGCGCCTGCCACTACGCCGAACAGGACGGCCATCGCTGGCGCGCGCAGCTGCGCCACCTGGTGTTCCTCGGCACCCCGCACCACGGCGCGCCGCTCGAACGCCACGGCAACTGGCTGACCGCGGTGCTGGGCCGCAGCACCCTGACGGCGCCCTTTGCCCGGCTGGGCGAGCTGCGCAGCGCCGGCATCACCGACCTGCGCTACGGCAACCTGGTTGACGAGGACTGGCGCGGACGCGACCGTTTCCGCCACGGCGGCGACCTGCCGCAGCCGCTGCCGCTGCCGCGCGGCGTGCGCTGCTACACGATCGCCGGTACGACGGGGCGGCGCCAGGGCGACCTGCGCGACCGGCTGCTGGGAGACGGGCTGGTGCCACTGGACACGGCGCTGGGCCGCCACGACGATCCGGCGCGCACCCTGGCCTTCCCCACGTCGCACCAGTGGATCGGCTTCGGCATCCATCATCTCGACCTGCTCAGCCGCCTTGAGGTCTACCAGCAGCTGCGCCACTGGCTGGGGCGGCGGCCGGGCCGGCGCTGA
- a CDS encoding wax ester/triacylglycerol synthase family O-acyltransferase codes for MSQSFAPREPMSVIDAAWLRMDRPTNLMMICGMMLFERRLDLRALREVIAARMLCFHRFRQRVAGPAEAPYWENDPQFDLEWHVRRVALPAGRGALEELAGDLASTALDPRKPMWQFHLAQGARASALILRIHHCYGDGFALLHVVDAITDLDPAHPRAPLADLAPAPPRSAWERIFGVVTETAGDALRTTLGAAGTGAALLSSPRSALAAAAGAADLLHQAGVIANMTPDSATSLKGELGVTKRVAWAEPLALDDVKAVCGVLGCSVNDLLVACIAGALRSWMQDRGEPVDGVELRALVPVNLRPPGPVTELGNHFGMVFLALPVGIADPLERVAEVRRRMAELKHSQQPLVALGILAGMGVAPEFLKERVLETLAANASVIVTNVRGAEQPRYLAGQRIARQMFWVPQSGGIGLGVSILSYDGQVSFGVIADARRIADPADLPPRYAAEFEALLLHALMLPWPVST; via the coding sequence ATGTCCCAATCGTTCGCGCCGCGCGAGCCGATGTCGGTGATCGACGCGGCCTGGCTGCGCATGGACCGGCCCACCAACCTGATGATGATCTGCGGGATGATGCTGTTCGAGCGCCGCCTCGACCTGCGCGCGCTGCGCGAGGTGATCGCGGCGCGCATGCTGTGCTTCCACCGCTTCCGCCAGCGCGTGGCCGGCCCGGCCGAGGCGCCGTACTGGGAAAACGATCCGCAGTTCGACCTGGAGTGGCACGTGCGCCGCGTCGCCCTGCCGGCCGGCCGCGGCGCGCTGGAGGAACTGGCGGGCGACCTGGCCAGCACCGCGCTCGACCCGCGCAAGCCGATGTGGCAGTTCCACCTCGCCCAGGGCGCCCGCGCCAGCGCGCTGATCCTGCGCATCCACCACTGCTACGGCGACGGCTTCGCCCTGCTGCACGTGGTCGACGCCATCACCGATCTCGATCCGGCGCATCCGCGCGCGCCGCTGGCCGACCTGGCGCCGGCGCCGCCGCGCAGCGCGTGGGAGCGCATCTTCGGCGTCGTCACCGAAACGGCGGGCGACGCGCTGCGCACGACGCTGGGCGCGGCCGGCACGGGCGCGGCCCTGCTGTCCTCGCCGCGCAGCGCCCTCGCGGCCGCCGCCGGCGCGGCCGACCTGCTGCACCAGGCCGGCGTGATCGCCAACATGACGCCCGATTCGGCGACCAGCCTGAAGGGCGAACTGGGCGTGACGAAGCGGGTGGCGTGGGCCGAGCCGCTCGCGCTCGACGACGTCAAGGCCGTCTGCGGCGTGCTCGGATGCAGCGTCAACGACCTGCTGGTCGCCTGCATCGCCGGCGCCCTGCGCTCCTGGATGCAGGACCGCGGCGAGCCGGTGGACGGCGTCGAACTGCGCGCGCTGGTGCCGGTCAACCTGCGCCCGCCCGGCCCCGTGACCGAACTGGGCAACCACTTCGGCATGGTTTTCCTCGCCCTGCCCGTCGGAATCGCCGATCCGCTGGAACGGGTGGCCGAGGTGCGGCGCCGCATGGCTGAACTGAAGCACTCGCAGCAGCCGCTGGTCGCCCTCGGCATCCTCGCCGGCATGGGCGTGGCGCCGGAATTTTTAAAGGAACGCGTGCTCGAGACGCTGGCCGCCAACGCCAGCGTGATCGTCACCAACGTGCGCGGCGCGGAGCAGCCGCGCTACCTTGCCGGCCAGCGCATCGCGCGGCAGATGTTCTGGGTGCCGCAGTCGGGCGGCATCGGGCTGGGCGTGAGCATCCTCAGCTACGACGGCCAGGTCAGTTTCGGCGTCATCGCCGACGCGCGCCGCATCGCCGACCCGGCCGATCTGCCGCCGCGCTACGCCGCGGAGTTCGAGGCCTTGCTGCTGCACGCGCTGATGCTGCCTTGGCCCGTCTCAACTTGA